A window from Leptothermofonsia sichuanensis E412 encodes these proteins:
- a CDS encoding M23 family metallopeptidase has protein sequence MTQNFAAQPPKSQPSWCFLVQGIGLIGSIGILGSGVALAHGAASELTIPELPPQLVEPSVSEAPIVPDVVPLPPASEFSPASQPVWDAVDEPTVVLPGAKAGYDAPTSIILSERSTGCQTVLRNGQAVPASICPPPAPTQLEVAGVAGSGGNRGSSVVAVGGLSVVNPSPNVWNYYRRTIRPAGRLGNGNLRLIFPLAIPAPISSLFGWRTHPITGEQRFHSGTDLAAPMGTPVLAAFAGQVAIADFLGGYGLTVSLEHNKGTQQTLYAHLSEIFVKPGEWVKQGETIGRVGSTGNSTGPHLHFEFRQLTPEGWVAMDAGQQLEYALAQLLKAMQVAQKGQSS, from the coding sequence ATGACTCAAAATTTTGCCGCCCAACCTCCCAAGAGCCAGCCTTCCTGGTGCTTCCTGGTTCAAGGAATTGGTCTAATTGGCAGTATTGGCATTCTGGGTAGCGGCGTGGCTCTGGCTCACGGCGCAGCCAGTGAGTTGACGATTCCAGAATTGCCCCCCCAACTGGTAGAACCCTCCGTCTCAGAAGCTCCCATTGTTCCTGACGTTGTTCCCCTTCCTCCAGCTTCAGAATTTTCTCCCGCTTCTCAGCCTGTCTGGGATGCGGTGGATGAACCAACGGTTGTTTTGCCAGGGGCTAAAGCGGGTTATGATGCGCCAACTTCGATCATCCTGTCGGAACGCTCCACAGGCTGTCAGACTGTACTCAGGAATGGACAGGCAGTTCCCGCAAGCATCTGTCCGCCACCGGCACCGACTCAATTAGAGGTGGCTGGTGTGGCTGGCTCTGGGGGGAATCGTGGCTCTTCCGTGGTGGCAGTGGGGGGCTTGAGTGTGGTTAACCCGTCCCCCAATGTCTGGAACTACTACAGACGCACCATTCGCCCTGCTGGGCGGTTAGGCAATGGCAACCTGCGGCTGATTTTCCCTCTGGCAATTCCCGCTCCCATCTCTTCCCTGTTTGGCTGGCGGACCCATCCCATTACGGGTGAGCAGCGTTTCCACTCAGGCACTGACCTGGCAGCCCCTATGGGAACCCCTGTACTGGCAGCGTTTGCCGGACAGGTCGCGATCGCTGACTTTCTGGGAGGCTATGGACTTACTGTTAGCCTGGAGCATAACAAAGGGACCCAGCAAACTCTTTATGCCCACCTGTCTGAAATTTTTGTGAAACCAGGTGAGTGGGTCAAGCAGGGAGAAACCATTGGTCGAGTTGGAAGCACCGGCAACTCCACCGGACCCCACCTTCATTTTGAGTTCCGTCAACTTACCCCCGAAGGCTGGGTGGCAATGGATGCTGGACAGCAGTTAGAGTATGCCCTGGCTCAGTTGCTCAAGGCAATGCAGGTAGCGCAAAAAGGGCAATCATCTTAG
- a CDS encoding sensor histidine kinase has product MAEASLHRLTQELEQRVAERTADLSKALHELQQTQIQLVQSEKLSSLGQLVAGIAHEINNPVNFIAGNLIHIDEYTQNLLEFIRRFEENYPDPSPPLKHYLEEIDLEFLKQDLEKIVSSMKLGADRIRQIVLSLRNFSRLDEAEFKAVDIHEGIDSTLLILHNRLKSKPDHPEIQVVKEYGNLPAIECYAGQLNQVFMNLLSNAIDALEESATFKELNAESSQNAACPPAHPTITIRTEVAEPDFITITIADNGPGIPEEVRKRLFDPFFTTKPIGKGTGLGLSISHQVVTEKHRGSLWCVSEPGRGAEFWIKLPIHQVPVQATAA; this is encoded by the coding sequence ATGGCAGAAGCCTCTCTCCACCGATTAACCCAGGAATTGGAACAACGGGTTGCCGAACGCACTGCCGACCTGTCTAAAGCCTTGCATGAGTTGCAGCAAACTCAGATTCAGCTTGTTCAAAGTGAAAAGTTATCCAGCCTGGGGCAACTGGTTGCCGGAATTGCCCATGAAATCAATAATCCTGTCAACTTTATTGCGGGTAACCTGATCCATATTGATGAATATACTCAGAACCTGCTGGAATTTATTCGCCGGTTTGAAGAAAACTATCCAGACCCCTCCCCCCCCCTGAAACACTATCTGGAAGAAATTGACCTGGAGTTTCTCAAGCAAGACCTGGAAAAAATCGTCAGTTCAATGAAGTTGGGGGCTGATCGCATCCGCCAGATCGTCCTCTCCCTGCGCAACTTCTCGCGCCTGGATGAAGCAGAGTTTAAAGCCGTCGATATCCATGAAGGCATCGACAGTACCCTGCTGATTCTGCACAATCGCTTAAAGTCAAAACCAGACCATCCTGAAATTCAGGTGGTTAAGGAATACGGTAATCTGCCAGCCATTGAGTGCTATGCCGGCCAATTGAACCAGGTGTTCATGAATCTTTTGAGCAATGCGATCGATGCTCTGGAAGAAAGTGCAACCTTCAAAGAGTTGAATGCTGAGTCCAGCCAGAATGCTGCCTGCCCCCCTGCTCACCCCACCATCACCATCCGCACTGAAGTGGCAGAACCGGACTTTATTACAATCACAATTGCCGATAATGGACCCGGCATACCAGAAGAAGTCAGAAAGCGTTTGTTTGATCCCTTTTTCACCACGAAACCAATCGGTAAAGGAACGGGATTGGGACTATCCATCAGCCATCAGGTCGTGACCGAAAAACACAGGGGTTCCCTCTGGTGTGTCTCAGAACCAGGCAGGGGAGCGGAGTTTTGGATTAAGCTGCCCATTCATCAGGTGCCCGTGCAGGCGACCGCGGCATAA
- the secD gene encoding protein translocase subunit SecD, whose product MQRQRSLLALILVLLIAAIVVIVRIPPRLGLDLRGGSQLTVQVKTTEEVPEITSREMDAVQRVIEDRLNPQGVSEIVVQSAGNDQILVQLPGVNDPKEAEELLGRVAKLEFRKQKPGTEAQLQAEYRVLKELQLQQESLIKGNDQKAIEENKAAIQRSNAAIANLFEPTGLTGENLKDAFPQSTTSQTTWEVGLRFDTKGAALFADLTKNLAGTGRSIGIFLDNELISAPTVGPEFAQTGITGGSAVVTGNFTAQSATTLATQLYGGALPVPVEVVETRTVGATLGQDSIQSSIYAGVGGLVLVLTFMVLYYRLPGVIADISLIIYALLTFAAFNLLGVTLTLPGIAGFILSIGMAVDANVLIFERTREELRAGKTLYRSVEAGFYRAFSSILDSNVTTLIACGALAYLGTSFVRGFAVTLSVGVLTSMFTALTCSRTLLLFVLSFSALRKPGYFCPNLSSTQPQPEATP is encoded by the coding sequence ATGCAAAGACAGCGATCGCTTTTAGCGCTTATCCTGGTGTTGCTCATCGCCGCCATTGTGGTCATCGTCAGAATTCCACCACGGCTGGGTTTAGATTTGCGGGGCGGGTCTCAGTTGACCGTCCAGGTCAAGACGACTGAAGAAGTGCCTGAAATCACGTCCAGGGAAATGGATGCCGTTCAGCGGGTGATTGAAGACCGGCTCAATCCCCAGGGGGTTTCTGAAATTGTGGTTCAGTCCGCAGGCAATGACCAGATTCTGGTTCAGCTACCGGGGGTAAATGATCCCAAGGAGGCGGAGGAGTTGCTGGGCCGGGTTGCCAAGCTGGAGTTTCGCAAGCAAAAACCGGGTACTGAAGCGCAGCTTCAGGCAGAGTACCGGGTGCTGAAAGAATTGCAGCTTCAGCAGGAAAGTTTAATCAAGGGCAATGACCAGAAGGCAATTGAGGAGAATAAAGCCGCGATTCAGCGGAGCAATGCGGCGATCGCAAATCTGTTTGAACCTACGGGCTTAACAGGTGAAAACTTAAAAGATGCCTTCCCCCAATCCACCACGAGTCAGACTACCTGGGAAGTCGGGTTAAGATTTGATACTAAGGGTGCAGCTCTGTTTGCGGACCTAACCAAAAACCTGGCAGGCACCGGACGCTCGATTGGAATTTTCCTGGACAATGAGTTGATCAGTGCCCCTACGGTAGGTCCTGAGTTTGCTCAAACGGGGATCACTGGAGGTAGTGCCGTTGTGACCGGGAACTTTACAGCTCAGTCTGCCACTACCCTGGCGACCCAACTGTACGGCGGTGCGTTGCCTGTTCCAGTCGAGGTGGTTGAAACCCGGACCGTGGGAGCAACCCTGGGTCAGGACAGTATTCAAAGCAGCATTTATGCGGGGGTCGGTGGTCTGGTGCTGGTACTGACCTTTATGGTGCTTTACTACCGCCTGCCAGGTGTGATTGCAGACATTTCCCTGATTATCTATGCCCTGCTGACCTTTGCGGCCTTTAATTTGCTGGGAGTGACACTGACACTGCCCGGTATTGCCGGGTTTATTCTCAGTATTGGAATGGCCGTGGATGCCAATGTGCTGATTTTTGAGCGTACCCGTGAAGAATTGAGGGCAGGAAAAACCCTGTATCGTTCAGTGGAAGCAGGATTCTATCGGGCATTTTCCAGCATTCTGGATAGCAATGTCACTACCCTGATTGCCTGTGGAGCATTGGCTTATCTGGGAACCAGTTTTGTCAGAGGGTTTGCAGTGACTCTATCGGTTGGGGTGCTCACCAGTATGTTTACGGCGCTGACCTGTAGTCGTACTCTGCTTCTGTTTGTCCTCAGCTTTTCTGCCCTGCGTAAACCTGGCTACTTCTGTCCCAATCTGTCATCTACCCAACCCCAACCGGAGGCAACCCCATGA
- a CDS encoding alpha-ketoacid dehydrogenase subunit beta: protein MAETLMFNALREAIDEEMAKDPTVLVMGEDVGHYGGSYKVTKDLYKKYGELRLLDTPIAENSFTGMAVGAAMTGLRPIIEGMNMGFLLLAFNQIANNAGMLRYTSGGNFKIPMVIRGPGGVGRQLGAEHSQRLEAYFQAVPGLKIVACSTAYNAKGLLKSAIRDDNPVLFFEHVLLYNLKDHLPEEEYYLPLDKAEIVRKGSDVTILTYSRMRHHVTQAVKTLEKDGFDPEVIDLISLKPLDFETIGASVRKTHKVIIVEECMRTGGIAAEIIASINDRLFDELDAPVLRLSSQDIPTPYNGTLENLTIVQPNQIVEAVKKMVTLKV, encoded by the coding sequence ATGGCAGAAACCCTGATGTTTAACGCCCTGCGCGAGGCGATTGATGAAGAAATGGCAAAAGACCCGACGGTCCTGGTCATGGGGGAAGATGTGGGCCACTATGGCGGTTCCTACAAAGTCACGAAAGACCTATATAAAAAATATGGGGAACTGCGTCTGTTGGACACCCCAATCGCCGAGAATAGCTTCACGGGCATGGCAGTAGGAGCCGCCATGACCGGACTGCGCCCCATCATCGAAGGGATGAACATGGGTTTTCTGTTGCTGGCATTTAACCAGATTGCCAACAATGCCGGGATGTTGCGCTATACCTCTGGAGGCAACTTCAAAATTCCGATGGTGATTCGGGGGCCTGGTGGGGTTGGTCGGCAGTTGGGGGCAGAACACTCCCAGCGCCTGGAGGCTTATTTTCAGGCTGTTCCCGGACTCAAAATTGTCGCCTGCTCCACGGCTTATAACGCCAAAGGGTTGCTCAAGTCTGCCATTCGGGATGATAACCCGGTACTCTTTTTCGAACATGTTCTGCTCTATAACCTGAAGGATCATCTGCCCGAAGAAGAGTATTACCTGCCCCTGGATAAGGCTGAAATTGTCCGCAAGGGCAGTGATGTCACGATTCTCACCTACTCCCGCATGAGGCATCATGTGACCCAGGCTGTCAAAACCCTGGAAAAGGATGGCTTTGACCCTGAAGTGATTGATCTGATTTCCCTCAAGCCGCTGGACTTTGAAACCATTGGAGCCTCCGTCCGTAAGACCCATAAGGTCATTATTGTCGAGGAGTGTATGCGAACGGGTGGGATCGCAGCCGAAATTATTGCGTCTATTAACGATCGCCTGTTTGACGAACTGGATGCTCCTGTTCTGCGCCTGTCCTCCCAGGACATCCCTACTCCCTATAATGGCACGCTGGAAAATCTCACCATTGTCCAACCCAATCAGATTGTGGAAGCCGTGAAGAAAATGGTGACGTTGAAGGTTTGA
- the argS gene encoding arginine--tRNA ligase: MSSAILTNPMSSTIAHLKTQLEKALVAAFGADFAGTDPILVPASNPKFGDYQSNVAMSLTKSLGKPPRAIAEQLVQYLDVTELCSPPEIAGPGFINLTLKPSYLEAQLNAIQTDPRLGVAPTPHPQRVIVDYPSPNIAKEMHVGHLRPAVIGDCIARILEFVGHDVQRISHVGDWGTPFGMLIAHLQTAYPEALTSHETLDLGDLSTFYRQAKQRFDADETFREIARQAVVQLQAGDETTLQAWKIVCELSSRSYRKIYDLMGILPFIERGESFYNPFLPEVVEELKQKGLLVEDNGAQCVFLEGFTNKDGNPLPLIVQKSDGGYNYATTDLAAIRYRVFVDKAQRVIYPVGVEQTNHFAQIFQVGRRAGWITEDVEFYHAPFGLVLGENGQKLKTRSGEAVPLRELLEEAIAHARQDLKTRLQEENRQETAAFIDHVARVVGIGAVKYADLSQNRTSNYIFNYDKMLALQGNTAPYMLYAYVRVQGISRKGQIDFEHLGSDARVLLNEETELVLAKHLLQLSDILSQVAQDLLPNRLCQYLFELSQKFNQFYDRCPVLQAEEPLRTSRLILCDLTARTLKLGLSLLGIEVLERM, translated from the coding sequence ATGTCATCCGCCATCCTGACCAACCCCATGAGTTCTACGATCGCCCACCTGAAAACCCAACTTGAAAAAGCACTGGTTGCTGCCTTTGGGGCAGATTTTGCTGGAACAGACCCGATTCTGGTGCCTGCCAGCAATCCCAAGTTTGGCGATTACCAATCGAACGTGGCAATGTCGTTGACGAAGTCCCTGGGTAAGCCACCCCGGGCGATCGCTGAGCAGTTGGTACAGTATTTAGACGTAACCGAACTCTGCTCCCCCCCTGAAATCGCTGGACCTGGCTTTATTAATCTCACCCTGAAGCCCTCCTATCTGGAAGCCCAGCTTAACGCCATCCAAACGGATCCCCGACTGGGCGTTGCCCCCACTCCCCATCCCCAGCGGGTCATTGTCGATTATCCCAGTCCCAACATTGCTAAGGAGATGCATGTTGGACATCTGCGTCCCGCTGTGATTGGTGACTGCATCGCCCGCATTCTGGAGTTTGTTGGGCACGACGTTCAGCGCATCAGTCATGTGGGGGACTGGGGCACCCCCTTTGGGATGCTGATTGCCCATCTGCAAACTGCTTACCCGGAAGCTCTGACCAGCCATGAAACACTGGATCTGGGCGATCTGTCTACGTTCTACCGCCAGGCAAAGCAACGGTTTGACGCCGATGAAACCTTCCGAGAAATTGCCCGCCAGGCTGTTGTGCAACTTCAGGCTGGGGATGAAACCACCCTGCAAGCATGGAAAATTGTTTGCGAGCTGTCAAGCCGATCCTACCGAAAAATCTATGACCTGATGGGGATTTTGCCCTTCATTGAGCGGGGTGAGTCATTCTACAATCCATTTCTACCGGAAGTGGTGGAAGAACTAAAACAGAAGGGACTTCTGGTCGAAGATAATGGCGCTCAATGCGTATTTCTGGAAGGGTTTACGAATAAGGATGGCAACCCTCTGCCCCTGATTGTTCAGAAATCAGATGGAGGATATAACTATGCCACCACTGATCTGGCCGCCATTCGCTATCGGGTGTTTGTAGACAAAGCCCAGCGTGTAATTTATCCCGTTGGGGTGGAACAGACCAACCACTTCGCCCAGATCTTTCAAGTGGGGCGACGGGCGGGCTGGATCACAGAGGATGTCGAGTTTTATCATGCTCCCTTTGGGTTGGTATTGGGTGAGAACGGGCAAAAACTGAAAACTCGCTCAGGAGAAGCTGTTCCCCTGCGGGAGTTGCTGGAAGAGGCGATCGCCCACGCCCGCCAGGATCTCAAAACTCGCCTTCAGGAAGAAAATCGACAGGAAACCGCTGCCTTTATTGACCATGTTGCCCGTGTGGTTGGGATCGGCGCGGTTAAATATGCGGATCTGAGCCAGAATCGCACCAGCAACTATATTTTCAACTATGACAAAATGCTGGCGCTCCAGGGCAACACCGCCCCCTATATGTTGTATGCCTATGTCCGGGTTCAGGGTATCAGCCGCAAAGGGCAGATTGACTTTGAACACCTGGGTTCCGATGCCAGAGTTCTCCTCAATGAAGAGACAGAACTGGTACTGGCAAAACATCTGCTGCAACTGAGTGATATTTTGAGCCAGGTTGCCCAGGACTTACTGCCCAACCGTCTTTGCCAGTATTTGTTTGAGCTGAGCCAGAAATTCAACCAGTTCTATGATCGCTGTCCAGTTCTCCAGGCAGAAGAACCGCTGCGCACCTCTCGCCTTATCCTCTGTGACCTCACTGCGCGCACCTTAAAGTTAGGCTTATCTCTGCTGGGCATTGAAGTGCTGGAACGCATGTAG
- a CDS encoding DICT sensory domain-containing protein — protein sequence MGFSTRRIIPARPPEALENVGIANMLEGSILYQLKTAHQSGQIGRRSLNFGVYYKNTLVALCHALEDCILTAGSKPLVITAFQRGRWYLQEADRYAALADKSEQVVILAAPDSGFAEHPTSQKPNVALVNLDPSDPVAQEWHLIILAPTYAAMVLCQELSAADYGRQGLPTQDLERKFYGFWTFEPNLVQETVELAIAHIRSYNPVLAEALTTRMETIAAVQVDERDDLSVVVARVVSYLKQGQADLNQTIRTQPLLELHQDILDNNLVSNEVQAFLRMAQLTDQADVINPNAAAEVAALAEAIAQLLDLPSWQINRLKLAALLHRLAPLQRTETILRSGSQRYSEDAPDAAPSCPLVPGAQVLRTMPRLRAIATIISHQTEHWDGTGQPAGLAGDEIPLESRILGLAVEFQQRVAHLHNRLDSQGEPPVLAECMAKALTECQQAQNSRWDPKLIDTLSLLVSGLQQGFHLPINIPKISSGLWLIDSQCSEDLFS from the coding sequence TTGGGGTTTTCAACCCGCAGAATAATTCCCGCCAGACCACCAGAAGCGCTTGAGAATGTCGGAATTGCGAACATGCTTGAAGGTTCCATCCTGTACCAGTTAAAAACTGCGCACCAGTCGGGTCAAATTGGTCGGCGATCGCTTAATTTTGGGGTTTATTACAAAAACACCCTGGTTGCCCTGTGTCATGCTCTGGAAGACTGCATTTTGACCGCAGGCAGCAAGCCCCTGGTGATTACAGCATTTCAGCGCGGCAGGTGGTACCTGCAAGAGGCGGATCGGTATGCCGCTCTGGCAGATAAGTCTGAGCAGGTGGTGATTCTGGCAGCCCCTGATTCTGGCTTTGCCGAACATCCGACCAGTCAGAAGCCGAACGTCGCGCTGGTGAACCTGGACCCCTCCGATCCGGTAGCCCAGGAGTGGCATTTAATCATTCTGGCGCCCACCTATGCGGCAATGGTGCTCTGCCAGGAGCTATCAGCGGCAGACTATGGCAGGCAGGGACTGCCAACCCAGGATTTAGAACGGAAGTTCTACGGATTTTGGACTTTTGAACCCAACCTGGTGCAGGAAACAGTGGAACTGGCGATCGCCCATATCCGTTCTTACAATCCTGTTCTGGCGGAAGCATTGACCACCCGGATGGAAACGATTGCGGCTGTCCAGGTTGATGAACGGGATGACCTGTCTGTTGTGGTTGCCAGGGTTGTTAGTTATCTCAAACAGGGACAGGCCGATCTGAATCAGACAATCCGGACTCAACCACTGCTGGAACTGCATCAGGATATTCTGGACAACAATCTGGTATCCAACGAGGTGCAGGCGTTTCTGCGTATGGCCCAGTTGACTGACCAGGCGGATGTAATCAATCCCAATGCGGCGGCAGAAGTGGCTGCCCTGGCAGAGGCGATCGCCCAATTATTAGATTTACCCTCCTGGCAAATTAACCGCTTAAAACTGGCGGCATTGCTCCATCGTCTTGCCCCCCTTCAGCGCACGGAAACCATACTTCGTTCAGGTAGCCAGCGTTACTCAGAAGACGCACCTGATGCTGCCCCCAGTTGTCCCCTGGTGCCAGGAGCACAGGTTCTCAGGACCATGCCCCGGCTGCGGGCGATCGCGACCATCATCAGCCATCAAACCGAACACTGGGACGGGACGGGACAACCCGCCGGCCTCGCCGGAGATGAAATTCCTTTAGAATCTCGCATTTTGGGGTTGGCCGTTGAGTTTCAACAGCGGGTTGCCCATCTTCACAACCGTCTGGATAGTCAGGGTGAACCTCCTGTTCTGGCGGAGTGCATGGCAAAAGCATTGACGGAGTGCCAGCAAGCCCAAAACAGTCGCTGGGATCCAAAGCTGATTGACACCCTCTCACTACTAGTCAGTGGCTTGCAACAGGGGTTTCACCTGCCGATTAATATCCCTAAAATTTCCTCAGGACTGTGGCTGATTGATTCCCAATGCAGTGAAGATCTGTTTTCCTGA
- the secF gene encoding protein translocase subunit SecF has translation MKLQVIKQRNLWWAISAAVILAGIASMVISWQQFGAPLRPSLDFVGGTRFQVELDCTRSDCGKPIDLAAVRSVLVEQGLGNSSVQETINQDRRGISIRSSPLSPEQRSRLQTALSEKIGPFDPATTRIDTVGPVIGQQILSSGLLALLVAFAGITVYLSLRFQLDYAIFALVALLHDVLVTVGIFSILGLVFGIEVDSLFIVALLTIVGFSVNDTVVIYDRIRETIALNSDRSIDDIVDTAVNQTLARSINTTLTTLLPLISIFLFGGETLKFFALALIIGFIAGVYSSIFIASTLLALWRERTEKVAPVSAGDLAVTDPPQKSDEAL, from the coding sequence ATGAAGCTTCAGGTCATTAAACAGCGAAACCTCTGGTGGGCGATTTCGGCAGCAGTGATTCTGGCTGGGATTGCATCTATGGTGATTTCCTGGCAACAGTTTGGTGCCCCTCTGCGTCCCAGCCTGGATTTTGTCGGGGGCACCCGGTTTCAAGTTGAGCTGGACTGCACCAGGAGCGATTGTGGTAAACCGATTGATCTTGCGGCAGTCCGTTCGGTTCTGGTTGAACAGGGATTGGGTAATAGTAGTGTTCAGGAAACCATAAATCAGGACCGGCGTGGCATTTCCATTCGGTCTTCCCCCCTGAGTCCAGAGCAGCGATCGCGCCTGCAAACGGCACTGAGCGAAAAAATTGGACCCTTTGACCCGGCAACCACCCGGATCGATACCGTGGGTCCGGTGATTGGGCAGCAAATCCTATCCTCAGGCTTGCTGGCGCTTCTGGTTGCCTTTGCGGGGATTACGGTTTACCTCAGTCTCCGCTTCCAGTTGGACTATGCCATTTTTGCGCTGGTTGCCTTGCTGCACGATGTTCTGGTTACGGTTGGCATCTTCTCAATTCTGGGGCTGGTGTTTGGTATCGAAGTCGATAGCCTGTTTATCGTGGCGCTGCTGACGATTGTTGGGTTCTCAGTAAACGATACAGTCGTAATCTATGACCGGATTCGAGAAACCATTGCCCTTAACAGCGATCGCTCCATCGACGATATTGTGGACACCGCCGTTAATCAAACCCTGGCGCGTTCCATCAATACCACCCTGACCACCCTGTTGCCACTGATTTCCATTTTTCTATTTGGCGGAGAAACCCTGAAATTCTTTGCCCTGGCACTCATCATTGGTTTTATTGCTGGAGTGTATTCCAGTATTTTCATAGCCAGCACCTTGCTGGCACTCTGGCGAGAACGCACTGAGAAGGTTGCTCCTGTGAGTGCAGGTGATTTAGCCGTGACAGACCCTCCTCAAAAGTCAGATGAAGCCTTGTAG
- a CDS encoding biotin--[acetyl-CoA-carboxylase] ligase has product MDTTGNPGFNWQQFETAYRKAQLCLAETFHIAEIPGELTVPAMHIFDTVASTNQVAWELLEQGAEAGTCVLAIQQTAGKGQWGRQWSSPVGGLYLSLLLTPDLTIENAAQLTLSLVWGVAHCLRSLPGKLRGTDEQIPVQVKWLNDLVLERRKLGGILTETRLSQGRITSAVVGVGVNWANPVPPTGISLRPYLELQQSTLIDSLEMLAGLTLHGLMLGYQCWRQKGIEGLLPSYLEMLAHRDRPIRVDGRTGTIVGITPQAELRVRFHSEPPQPINPSGISSADASVEVLLKPGTISLGYGE; this is encoded by the coding sequence GTGGATACCACAGGAAATCCTGGGTTCAATTGGCAGCAGTTTGAAACGGCTTATCGAAAGGCACAGCTTTGCCTTGCCGAAACGTTTCACATCGCTGAAATACCAGGAGAGCTAACGGTTCCAGCCATGCATATCTTTGACACGGTTGCCTCCACAAATCAGGTTGCCTGGGAATTGCTGGAACAGGGGGCTGAAGCAGGAACCTGTGTGCTGGCAATCCAGCAGACTGCGGGCAAAGGACAGTGGGGGCGGCAATGGTCCTCTCCCGTGGGGGGACTATATCTGTCCCTGTTGCTGACGCCAGACCTGACCATTGAAAACGCTGCCCAATTAACCCTCTCCTTGGTTTGGGGGGTTGCCCATTGTCTACGCAGTCTGCCGGGCAAATTAAGGGGGACAGATGAGCAAATTCCGGTGCAGGTAAAGTGGCTGAATGATCTGGTCTTAGAACGGCGTAAGTTGGGGGGCATCTTGACTGAAACTCGCCTCAGCCAGGGACGGATTACCAGCGCGGTGGTAGGCGTTGGGGTTAACTGGGCAAATCCAGTCCCCCCAACAGGAATCAGCCTTCGCCCCTATCTGGAGCTACAACAATCGACTTTAATTGATTCTTTAGAAATGCTGGCAGGGCTGACATTGCACGGGCTGATGCTGGGTTACCAGTGCTGGCGACAGAAAGGGATTGAAGGGTTGTTGCCCTCCTACCTGGAGATGCTGGCACATCGCGATCGCCCCATTAGAGTGGACGGCAGGACAGGAACAATTGTGGGGATCACCCCTCAGGCAGAATTGCGGGTCCGTTTCCACTCGGAGCCTCCTCAGCCCATCAATCCCTCTGGCATCTCTTCAGCAGATGCCAGCGTAGAAGTTTTGCTGAAGCCCGGTACAATCAGTCTGGGTTACGGAGAGTAG
- the pgeF gene encoding peptidoglycan editing factor PgeF has product MHTWEWHTWNDLPYLTCSLLQDWSHGFFTQQFWSRPPALLTQILQPSARSYRVRQVHGNRVLVPSEVGMDHGEDARPAEDHPAADGLITERAAQAVWVCSADCTPALIGDVATGQVAAVHAGWRGTAMKIVPAAIARLQSQGSQLQNLRVALGPAIAGEVYQVSEQVAAQVGSTIVATDEIAVNETLERLRQVPDSPLLDDPEPGRVRLDVRRVNALQLEQLGMKPEQIAIAPFCTYQNPDRFFSYRRSRQKKAQWSGIVSK; this is encoded by the coding sequence ATGCATACCTGGGAATGGCATACCTGGAATGATTTACCTTACCTGACCTGTAGCCTTTTACAGGACTGGTCGCATGGCTTTTTTACACAACAATTCTGGTCCCGCCCTCCGGCTCTGTTGACGCAGATTTTGCAGCCTTCTGCTCGTTCCTATCGAGTCAGGCAGGTGCATGGGAATAGGGTGCTGGTGCCTTCTGAGGTTGGAATGGACCACGGCGAAGATGCCCGGCCAGCGGAGGACCATCCCGCCGCCGATGGTTTGATTACGGAACGGGCGGCGCAGGCAGTGTGGGTCTGTAGTGCAGACTGCACGCCAGCCCTGATTGGGGATGTGGCAACGGGGCAGGTGGCAGCCGTCCATGCCGGGTGGCGGGGAACAGCGATGAAAATTGTGCCAGCCGCGATCGCCCGTCTCCAGTCCCAGGGCAGTCAGCTTCAGAATTTGCGTGTAGCGTTGGGTCCGGCGATCGCGGGTGAGGTTTATCAGGTTTCGGAACAGGTAGCGGCTCAGGTTGGTTCCACAATCGTGGCGACGGATGAGATTGCGGTCAATGAAACCCTGGAGAGGCTACGCCAGGTGCCTGATTCGCCTTTACTGGATGACCCGGAGCCAGGGCGGGTCCGGTTGGATGTGAGGCGGGTGAACGCCCTGCAACTGGAACAGCTAGGAATGAAACCGGAGCAGATTGCGATCGCGCCTTTCTGCACTTACCAGAACCCGGATCGTTTCTTTTCTTACCGGCGCAGCCGTCAAAAGAAAGCCCAGTGGTCAGGCATTGTGAGCAAATAA